A segment of the Geoanaerobacter pelophilus genome:
AGGGTAGAAAATAGCGATAATCCCCAAGCCGATGGCATCATCAGCCACAGCAAGCAGGAGCAGATAGGATACGGCAGGATTGGCAGCGCCGAACACCGCCCTGGCGGCCAGCCAGGCAAGGGCAATGTCGGTGGCGGTCGGAATCCCCCAGCCGTTCCGCAATTCCGGAGCGCCGATTGCTGTATTCAAACTCAAATAGACGACAACCGGGCCGATCACACCGCCCAAGGTCCCCATCAGTGGATTGACTGCCTTTGATATCGGGCTCAGGTCGCCGCCCGGCAGAAAACTTTGGGTGATTTCAACTGCGGCAATGCCAAAGAACAGCACCATGAACAGCTCGTTGGCAACGAAATGAAAAGAGAGCTTGCCCAGAAACGGGGTGGTGTTGAAATCTCGATAACCGGCAGGGTCGAGATTGGCCCAGACAATGGCCACCACGACACCAGCCAGTAATGGGATGGAAAATTCGCGAAGAAGATTGAGACGGTGCTTCATGACCTGGATTTCCTGAAAACTTCATCAGCGGAGCATTTAAATCAAAGTGCTTTCATAAGGCCTATCGTAGCAAAAAGAGACCTGAGTGTTTTCATGACAAAAAAGGCCGGAGGAAAGCTCCTCCGGCCCGAAAGGAGCACACATGGCAGAGTGTGCTCTTACTGCATTTTGCTGAGAATGTACACGAAATTATTGCGTCAGCTTCGTTGGTAGCGGCGGGAGCGGCATCCAGTGAGTAAAAACAGTAACCTTTTTCCTGTTTATCCTGGCAGTGCAGGTCGTGATGCTCTCTTTATTTCCTATACAGGCGTGATCATCCCCGAATATCGGATACGGAGTAAACAGAAGGACCCGCTCAGACTCTGCCGGTAATTTCTCATTCGCATCGATCCATTTCATCGCCGTCCCTTTCGTTGCATTCATCTGAAATGCCGGATGTTTGTCTTTGCTTCCCGCCTCCCGGCGGGTGTCATTCTGTAGTTGCTATTGTCACCATGCTCTGTCGCTTTCTGGTGAAGAGAGTGGTGATCGTCACCAACCAAGGTCCGGCAAGAAGCAGGATGCTGGCAATGGTCGTAAGGTAGCGTTCAAACGTCGTCTGATCGGCAACGCGACCATGGATCAGCCCGCCGGCGATAAAGAGGCGCATCGACACCATGATCACGACTGGAATTGCGATGGCCAGGCAGCAATACCTCCATTTAACGCCTGGGGCAAACTTCTGCCGCCAGATAAGCATGAGCTGGCAAATCGCGTTGAGTGCGACAATCAGATAAATAAGTATTTGGTCAGGCATAGATTCTCTCGAAAAATGGTTTAGTGCCTTTCGGCAACACTACATCATGCCCATTGCCTTCGGCAGCCAGATGGAGAGTGCCGGCCAATAGGTGACGATGACGAGAAATACTATCATCGTACATAGCCATGGCATGACCGCCATCGTAAGCTCGGTAATACTGAGCTTGGAAATACCGCTGGCCACGTACAGGTTGAGGCCGACCGGCGGATGACACAGGCCCACCTCCATGTTGGCGTCAATCAGGATGCCGAAGTGGACCGGATCGATACCGAGGCGCATGGCAGCCGGGAACAGGATCGGGGCAAAGATCAGGATGATGGAGGATGGTTCCATTACGTTGCCCGCCAGGAGCAGCACCACATTGACAAAGATCAGGAAGGTCACGACACCCAGGTCTTTGCCGAGAATCCAGTCGGCCATGGCCTGTGGGATATTTTCGTGGGACATCAGGAACGAGAACAGCACCGCATTGGTGATGATATAGAGCAGCATGGCGCTCAGGTTGGCCGAGTTGAGCAGTACCCGCGGCACATCCTTCATCCCCATGTCCTTGTAGACAAAGACCGAGATGAAGAAGGCATACACCGCCGACATGGCCGCCGCCTCAGTGGCGGTGAAGACGCCGGAATAGATGCCGCCGACGATGATTACCACCAGCATCAGGCCCCAGACGCTCTGACGGAAGGCCGAGATGCGCTCACCCCAGCTGGCTTTGGGCAGACGGGCATAGCCCCGTTTTTTGGAGACATACCAGGTAACGGCGCAGAGCATTATGGTAAGCAGTATCCCAGGTATCAGGCCAGCAACGAAGAGGGCGCCGATCGAGGTGTTGGTCGCGATGGCGTAGACCACTTTGGGGATCGAGGGTAGCATTAGGATGCCGAGAGAACCGGCGCAGACGATGATGCCGGCGCCAAAGCGCATTGGGTAACCTTGTCGGACCATGGCCGGCAGGATGATCGAACCGATCGCCACAACCGTTGCCACGCTGGAACCGCAGACCAGGGCAAACATGGCGCAGGCAAGGATGCCGGCCAGTCCCAGTCCGCCGTGGAAATGGCCGATCATGCTGGTGGCAAAAGCGATCATCCGCTTGGCCACGCCGCCGTGGGTCAGGAAGTTACCGGCCAGGATGAAGAACGGAATGGCCATGATCTCGAACTTCTCGATCCCGGTGAACAGCTTGAGCGCCACCGCTTCGATCGGCACGTTGGTCAGGAGAAAGAGAAAGGTGAGAACGGTCAGGCCGAGGGCGATGGAAACCGGCACCCCGGTCAGCATCAGCGCCAGGAGTAGTGCGAACACGATGCCGACATTGCCGTAGTAGAGACTGACACCGATCAGGACCGCTGAAAGCCCAAACAGCCAGGCGGCTGCGCGGGGTTTGCTCATTGGAGGTATGGCATTCAATGCCGCTTCTGCTGTGCTCATTTCGTCGTACCTCCTTCGGTAACTGCATCTTCATGGGTTATGGGATCATGCAACGCACCCGGCACGTCTTCCGTTACTTCTTCAATCCCCTCCACATGACCTTCGTTGTGGCGCGGAAGGTGGCCGGTCTTTAGGAACCGCCAGCCGACTTGGATGAAACGGAAACACATCAGGTACGAACCGAGGGGCACGGCCGAGTAGATGATCCAGGTCGGCCATTCCAGGTCCGGGGTGATCGGGCCTTCAGTCAGATCGGCCACATTCATTCCCAGCTTGTTGAACACGGCGTAGTGCATGCCGTTCTCCCAGACAAAGGTGGCGCCCAGGGTGCCGATGATGCCGGTGAAAATGGTGCCGCAGATGATGGCCACCATCACCCCTTTGGGACGCCATTCATGGGGGAGGCGGTTGACCAACACATCCACGCCGACGTGGATGCCGGAGCGAACTCCGTAGGCCGCGCCGAACTTGGCCATCCATACGAACATATAGATGCACAGTTCCTGGGCCCAGCTGAGGTTGACCTGGATCAGCCACTCCTGTACGCCCGGGATGGGCAACCCGGCGCCATAACGATGGATGATCGACACAAAGATAATGAGGGTTGCCGCGCCCATGAGGAAGGTGATGATCCATTCCTCCAGATGATCAAGGTATTTCATGA
Coding sequences within it:
- a CDS encoding DUF551 domain-containing protein; this encodes MNATKGTAMKWIDANEKLPAESERVLLFTPYPIFGDDHACIGNKESITTCTARINRKKVTVFTHWMPLPPLPTKLTQ
- a CDS encoding TRAP transporter large permease, producing MSTAEAALNAIPPMSKPRAAAWLFGLSAVLIGVSLYYGNVGIVFALLLALMLTGVPVSIALGLTVLTFLFLLTNVPIEAVALKLFTGIEKFEIMAIPFFILAGNFLTHGGVAKRMIAFATSMIGHFHGGLGLAGILACAMFALVCGSSVATVVAIGSIILPAMVRQGYPMRFGAGIIVCAGSLGILMLPSIPKVVYAIATNTSIGALFVAGLIPGILLTIMLCAVTWYVSKKRGYARLPKASWGERISAFRQSVWGLMLVVIIVGGIYSGVFTATEAAAMSAVYAFFISVFVYKDMGMKDVPRVLLNSANLSAMLLYIITNAVLFSFLMSHENIPQAMADWILGKDLGVVTFLIFVNVVLLLAGNVMEPSSIILIFAPILFPAAMRLGIDPVHFGILIDANMEVGLCHPPVGLNLYVASGISKLSITELTMAVMPWLCTMIVFLVIVTYWPALSIWLPKAMGMM
- a CDS encoding TRAP transporter small permease codes for the protein MKYLDHLEEWIITFLMGAATLIIFVSIIHRYGAGLPIPGVQEWLIQVNLSWAQELCIYMFVWMAKFGAAYGVRSGIHVGVDVLVNRLPHEWRPKGVMVAIICGTIFTGIIGTLGATFVWENGMHYAVFNKLGMNVADLTEGPITPDLEWPTWIIYSAVPLGSYLMCFRFIQVGWRFLKTGHLPRHNEGHVEGIEEVTEDVPGALHDPITHEDAVTEGGTTK